In Lolium rigidum isolate FL_2022 chromosome 7, APGP_CSIRO_Lrig_0.1, whole genome shotgun sequence, the DNA window AATGTTTTTTCCATCTCAGGCTCCATCAAGCAAGCTAATCCCTAATTATTATAATTTCTAGTTACTCCTATATAGGATTGCAGCCTTATTAGGTTAATCTAAAGCTTAAAGTTCCGTTTTGCTAGCATTGAGTTGTTTCCACAAGCACGCGATCGATGCATGATAAGGCCAAGGCCGAGAGATATCATTCGAGTTGGCCCTATTGCAGGAAAATGCAGGGTTCGTGTTGGCGGTAGCGAATTAAAGCTGAAGGTTGCCACGGTTGGATGCACGCGTGAACCTTCAAGAAAAACGGCGAGTTTGTCTATACCGGCCCACATCCCTGTTCGGACGTCTAGCTGGCCGCACGACGGCGCCGGACGGATATTGGATGCCGAGTACGTCGAAGTCGATAGCCAGACGTCACTGGCTTGCCCTGGACTAATCGGCCATGGAGTTTGGATGCTTCATCCCCAGAGCCTGACTAATCGGACGTTAAATTTGGAAGTTTATCCCAAGTGGGGGGCAGGGAGTGGTGCGCAGGTTGCACGTGAGCTAAATCGTCGGCTATAAATATGCATGCAATGCAGCCAACTCTTGCACAAGCCACAGCCAGATAACAAGTGCAGGCAGCAAACCAGTTACAGGCACGCCGCAATATAGCTTGGGTCTTGTAGCTAGCCACAGCCATGGCATCTGCCTCTTGCATTTCTTTGGTGTTGCTGGTGGCCCTGGCAGCCACGGCGGCGTCGGCGCAGCTGTCGTCGACGTTCTACGACACGTCGTGCCCCAGGGCCCTGGTCACCATCAAGAGCGGCGTGGCGGCCGCAGTGAGCAGCAACCCCCGCATGGGCGCGTCGCTGCTCAGGCTGCACTTCCACGACTGCTTTGTTAACGTGAGAAAGCTTCCGTGTTTCACCATAGCTGACACTCTTCTTTCGTTAATTAACTACTCCGGAGTACTCACAACGATCAGCTTCATCATATGTGTCGGCTTTTAATTTAAATTTTGCTTAAATTTTAAACTAAGCACTAATACTTATTATGGATTTGGAGGAGGTATATAACTTGCTTGAGTAAAAACAGCTGGGATTAACCAGTGTGCATGTTTTACTGGCTGCAGGGCTGTGACGCGTCCGTTCTGCTGTCGGGCAACGAGCAGAACGCGCCTGCGAACGCCGGTTCGCTGTTTGGCTTCGGCGTCATCGACAACATCAAGACCCAGCTCGAGGGTATCTGCAAGCAGACcgtctcctgcgccgacatcctcaccgtcgccgcccgTGACTCTGTCGTCGCCGTAAGTAACATCATCATCTACGCGACGAACATATACGTCCTTAAAGCTGGTGCTGAAGCTATCGTTTTTCTTATTTGGAATCATGTGCTGCAGCTCGGCGGCCCGTCATGGACAGTTCCTCTCGGCAGACGGGACTCCACGAGCGCAACCGGGAACACCGGGGACCTCCCGGGCCCTGGCTCCAGCCTCGCACAGCTCCAGGCCGCCTTCGCCAAGAAGAACCTCAACACCGTGGACATGGTGGCGCTCTCTGGCGCGCACACCATCGGGCGGGCGCAGTGCCAGAACTTCCGGTCGCGGATCTACGGCGGCGACACCAACATCAACGCCGCCTTCGCCACCTCGCTCAAGGCCAACTGCCCGCAGTCCGGCGGCAACGGCAACCTGGCGGCGCTCGACGCCACCACCGCCAACGCCTTCGACAACGCCTACTACACCAACCTCCTCTCCCAGAAGGGGCTCCTCCACTCCGACCAGGTGCTATTCAACAACGGAAGCACCGACAACACCGTCAGGAACTTCGCGTCCAGCGGGGTGGCGTTCAGCAGCGCCTTCGCGACGGCCATGGTCAAGATGGGCAACATCTCGCCGCTCACCGGGACGCAGGGGCAAATCAGGCTCAGCTGCTCCAAGGTGAACTCGTGATTACCGTACGAGGAGCCGCCAACACTATACGTCACGTGAATGAATAAGGCCACAGAACCGGCGGCCAATTCCACACAGTTCAGCACTAGCTAGAACCGTGTATATATATACGTGCAGCTCAAAATTATGCATGCACCTCTACAGATGTAACTATCGAAATTCTCTCATGCAAAGGCATAAAGAATTACTACTTCATATATACAACTACAACTACCATTATTCTCAGTATTCTacgcaacctgaggttgggtggttaggagggtggttgtacccctagcccaccagagttcaaaccccaggtttgacaaaagtgtgtctcataaaggcggaatattcattcagtgggaggcgacgttcccgtcgacagcgagacgcttgtggtgacttcgtcaatttcaagatctaatccgccggctcagtcttccggaggtgctcatagggatagagtgtgcgttcatatgggtgagtgtatgcgtgtgtatgtgagcgtccgtatttatactgtgtttctaaaaaaaacgtACACAACCTTCCTTACAGCCATTAAGGAAGTTGTGTAGAATACTGACATTTTCGTACGATGGATCAAAGATAGTCTTCAGGTCGGCCCAAATATCAGCCCAAATGGCGGTCCCATGCATGCGGCCACTCGGCCAGTGGATCGGATTGCAGTTGCACTAGCAAGTGAAACCAAAGTTGTCACCGTACACAGTTTAAGAAAAACACTAAAAAAGTTTAAGAAACTGTCAACGTCGCTTTGTCTTGCCAAAGATTTAACTTACCGAAGGTAACTGAAATGCAAAATGACTGCGAAGCGGTCAAAACGAGATTGAATATTCGTGGACAGATGCAGATGATGATCAAATTTTTGCAGATTTTCTCTGAAAAAAAGTGATGCCACGTCGCTTTCTTTCATTATCTCACTAAAGTCAAAATGGATGTATTTGCAGTGTTTGTTCGGTTTTCTAGTGGCGGTGTATTTTTTGATAACGaaaatattaatatcaagaagataaaaTAATATCAAGATATTAGTTGAGACATCAAGTGTGCACACAactaaaaggaaaagaaaacaaaaaagccCACCAACGAGATTGGTAACCCGTAGCAGTACTaaacatccaccaccatgacaactctCCGATTACAAAAGTGGTTCTCCAATGGCAACATCTTCAAGAGAAGTACACAAGCGTCGTTGTTCCTCGATGCATTTGCTTGTGTACTAGGATGATATAGTCTTTTTGTCGATCTTCGATAACATAGTGAAGCAAGACGAGTGACGGGACTCCAACGTGAGCCATGCTTTCATCCAAAATGAATTGTGATTACAAGTATCGATCCATTTAAATGAAAGATTGCACAACTAGTAGTTTTATTAGGATTGTATCACTTTTCCTTCTCATTGGtgtgtgacgagggatcacctcaccaatgcctacggattgtagacttggaTTTCGGGGAAGAGCGATGAtgaagattccgggagcgagattaggcacacgatatacccagcttcgggtcccctcggtggaggatccctacgtgatgctagcaatctagtatatgaccACAAGTATGTTTACAGAGAGCCGCCATAGGCGGAACTATGTTGTCTATATGTTGTTCcccctctatcgggtgccctggctggctttatatatgcaaccatccTAGGGTTTTTACAAGAgttctagtcgactacttcttcgggttgccttcttgggccttctccatattgggctaaGCCAGGTATGTAACAATGGGTACCCGAAAGGTATGCCCATgatagtagcccccgagtgtctagcgaagtcgaagacttgcgtagagactccaatcataatcatctccgaagtcgaagaaatacaaggcgaggccaTTAATATGGACATACATCAGGtcaatgtcgtagatcatgtgtagcgaagacgatgtcgacgattttcgaagttatttttctatcgggtgcgcgaccagcgatcccgatgggagtagccccgagtctatgggtaggtgtttgcacctgggcatagactcaagttgtactactcgatgaagaaattGACTATATTCATGGGCGcatcccctctttttatcgactcatgCTAGAGGACTTGTTATAATTTTCGAGTCCTGTCAgatgacttgatgaaatccatgtgctcccgatgggagtaggctccacttgagTCGCAGAGtcaagttgagtctacaaaccttgatttatTTACCATGGAAATATTGGATCGTAGAATGGGGCTGAATCTCTGAACCCTGACTTTTCTTCTTGATGTTTTTGACTCCAGGCAATTGCTATTTTTATTCGAcatctatattgcacagggatattggtaaatgcgGCCGGTGCTTCTGACTGATCGGGAACCAGTTAATTTCTCTTGTGGCAAATCcggataaacctacttcaaacttGAGTCACTGGACTCgaattcgggatactggcgtaattcaagATGTGCCACTTTAGGAGTTATTGAAAACTAAATTCCAGCTAAGTTATCGGGTACCCAACGCGACCGCTGAGATTTTTTTTTCACATCTGTTGATatggataaagtgggagagcgcattcaggtgcgatgccacgccatACATGACGGATCCTGGGGTCGTACCTTCGTGACCCTTTTACAAATCACAacattcagagtttttaccgcagtggacgcgctctgagaatatattgtcgagtgccactATTCGGCTAATGGAACGACCCATTTTTcgagttcttctatatttttctgagGTATGATGCAATAGCCGAATGtattggattcttctatattatcgtcGGGTACACTACTCGTGACCCTTTtacaagtcacaagtcacgcaGGCCTTGCCGCTCGTGACTCTGTCGTCGCCGTAAGTAACATCATCGTCTACGACGCGCGACCATATACCTCCTGAAAGCTGGTGCTGAAGCTATCGTTTTTCTTATTTGGAATCACGTGTTGCAGCTCGGCGGCCCGTCATGGACAGTTCCTCTCGGCAGGCGGGACTCCACGAGCGCAACCGGGAATACCGGAGACCTCCCGGGCCCTGGCTCCAGCCTCGCACAGCTCCAGGCCGCCTTCGCCAAGAAGAACCTCAACACCGTGGACATGGTGGCGCTCTCCGGCGCGCACACCATCGGCCGGGCGCAATGCCAGAACTTCCGGTCGCGGATCTACGGCGGCGACACCAACATCAACGCCCCCTTCGCGACCTCGCTCAAGGCCAACTGCCCGCAGTCCGGCGGCAACGGCAACCTGGCGGCGCTGGACACCACGACCGCCAACGCCTTCGACAACGCCTACTACACCAACCTGCTCTCCCAAAAGGGGCTCCTCCACTCCGACCAGGTGCTCTTCAATAACGGCAGCACCGACAACACCGTCAGGAACTCCGCGTCCAACGTGGCGGCGTTCAGCAGCGCCTTCGCGACGGCGATGATCAAGATGGGCAACATCGACGCAGGGGCAGATCAGGCTCAGCTGCTCCAAGGTGAACTCGTGATTAGCGTACGAGAAGCCGACACGCAGTCGCCAGCACTATACGTCACGTGAATGAATAAGGCCACAGAACCGGCCAATCCACAGTGCTATTAGCAGTTCAGCACTAGCTAGAACCGTGTATATATATACGTGCAGCCCAAAATTATGCATGCACCTCTACACATGTATCTATCGAATTCTCTCATGTAAAGGCATAATGAATTACTTCAATATATATAACTACAACTACCATTATTCTCAGTATTCTACGCAACCTTCCTTGCGGCTATTAAGGAAGTTGTGTAGAATACTGACATTTTCGTACGACGGATCAAAGATAGTCTTCAGGTCGGCCCAAATATCAGCCCAAATGGCCGTCATCTCATGTCCCATGCATGCGGCCACTCCGCCAGTGGATCGGATTGCACTAGCAAGTGAAACCAAAGTTGTCACCGTACACAGTTTTTAAAAAATGCTATAAAGTTTAAGAAACTGTCAACGTCGCTTTGTCTTGCCAACGATTTAACTTACCGAAGGTGACTGAAATATAAAATGACTGCGAAGCGGTCAAAACGAGATTGAATATTCGTGGACGGATGCAGATGATGATCAAATCCTTGCAGATTTTCTCTGAAAAAAAGTGATGCCACGTCGCTTTCTTTCATTATCTCATTGAAGTCAAAATGGATGTATTTGCAGTGTTTGTTCGGTTTTCTAGTGGCGGTGTATTTTTTGATAACGAAAATATTAATAATAAGAAGATAAAATAATATCAAGATATTAGTTGAGACATCAAGTGTGCACACAactaaaaggaaaaggaaataaaaaagcCCGCCAACGAGATTGGTAACCCGTAGCAGTACTAAACATCCACAACCAAGACAACTCTCCGATTAGAAAAGTGGTTCTCCAATGGCAACATCTTCAAGAGATGTACACAAGCGGTCGTGGTTCCTCGATGCATTTGGTTGTGTACTAGGATGATATAGTCTTTCTGTCGATCTTCGATAACATAGTGAAGCAAGACGAGTGATGGGACTCCAACGTGAGCCATGCTTTCATCCCAAATGAATGATGATTACAAGTATCGATCCATTTAAATGAAAGAATTGCACAACTAGTAGTTTTATTAGGAATGTATCACTTTTCCTTCTCATTGGTGTGTGCCGAGGGATCACCTcaccaatgcctacggattgtagacttggaTTTCGGGGAAGATCGATGAtgaagattccgggagcgagattaggcacatgaTATACCCAGCtttgggtcccctcggtggaggatccctacgtgatgCTAGCAATTTAGTATATGACCACAAGTATGTTTACTGGGAGCCGCCATAGGCGGAACTATGTTGTTTATATGTTGTGCCCCCTCTATCGGGTgctctggctggctttatatatgcaaccatcctagggttttacaagagttctagtcgattacttcttcgggttgccttcttgggtcttctccatttttttaataaaatattTGTGATTGTACAAATACGGTCATTCATTgcaggtcttgtccatgtgcccgAATGTCTagcgaagtcgaagacttgcgtagagacttcaATCATAATTAtcaccgaagtcgaagaaatacaaggcgaggcctTTAATATGGAAATACATCAGGtcaatgtcgtagatcatgtgtagcgaagACGCTGTCGACGAttttcgaagttatttttctatcgggtgcgcgaccagcgctcccgatgggagtagcccccgagtctatgggcaggtGTTTGCACCTGGAcacagactcaagttgtactactcgataaagaacttgactatattgctGGACGCAGCCCCTCTTTTATCGACTCATGCTAGAGGACTTGATATAATTGTCGAGTCGTGTCAGATgatttgatgaaatccatgtgctcccgatgggggtAGGCTCCACTTGAGTCGCAGAGtcaagttgagtctacaaaccttgatttatTTACCATGGAAATATTGGATCGTAGAATCGGGTTGAATCTCTGAACCCTGACTTTTTTTCTTGATGTTTTCGACTCCAGGCCATTGCTATTTTTATTCGACATCTATATTtcacagggatattggtaaatgcgGCCGGTGCTTCTGACGGATCAGGAACCagttaatttctcttgtggaaaatccggataaacctacttcaaacccAAGTCACTGGACTCGAATTCGGGACACTGGCGTAATTCAAGACGCGTCACTTTAGAACTTCTTGAAAACTGAATTCCAGCTAAGTTATCAGGTGCCCAACGCATCCGCTGGGATTTTTTTCACATCTGTTGATatggataaagtgggagagcgcattcaggtgcgatgccatgccacacaggacggatcctggggtcgtACCTTCGTGACCCTTTTACAAATCACGGCATTCGGAGTTTTTACCGCGGTGgatgcgctctgagaatatattgtcgagtgccactGTTCAGCTGATGGAACGACCTATTTTTcgagttcttctatatttttctggaGCGTGATGCAATAGCCGAAtgtattgggttcttctatattatcaGGTACACTACCGGTGCTATCGATGGGAATAAATGACAAGTCTGCAGACTCGAAGATTTTTCCATCTCTATTAGGTCATCTTCTTTCTTTGAAGAATTTTTTTGTCGACTTCCTTGAAGTAATTTTTTAGCAAATATGTGATTGGAATAAATGACGAGTCAGTGGACTCGGAGATTTTTCCGTCTCTATTTTGTCGCCTCCTTTTTTTTGAAGAAAATTATtcggcgcagcccccgagtgtcgacgAAGTCGTCGGGCACAACGAAAAAGTAGTGTCATACTAGAAACTGTCGAGTAACGTATGTGAAGGTCACCAAGTCGTTTATGAAGAAACCGCCGAACCCCTAAGTACTGTTGAGAACGTTGCGTCGAAGTAGTGGTCGCCTGAAATATTATGTTATAGCTACGTTCAGGGATGAAGTCGTAGTCGAGCCCCCAAGTACTGGATCCATGGATACGTGACCTATTTTTTTGTTTCGCTTAGAGAATCATGACCACACACGTCTGGATCTCGACGAAAGTTGCGACATCTTCTGTTCATTTTTTACTTCCACTAGAGAATTCGATGAAATTGTCGACCCAATTGAAGTTGAACCATTTGAATATTAAGCCATTGAAGATTATGCCATGAGAGATTAagcattgaagatgaatccaagatgaattatttgagatgaatccacattgaagattacgccattaaatatgaagcatatattgaagaagAATCCACCGGAAATGCGTCGAGTAGTATTATAATAAAAAATCAATGATAACCTTATAAGATgaatgcatcggacttgttggtctcactttcttccattttaatcatagtaggaaccggatgaagaccccgatgcaagcgagcctggtgggtagagaggagggagcaaaggaggaaccggatgaagaccactttgtatctcgaaatttgaaatttgtaggaattaagagttgtatgtaaaacatttgacacttaccactatatatgtatctcgatcgggctctaagtaatgtgatgatgatatctatattatatctgtgcaatgtacatgctatttatattatatctacaTATTTCTGTatgttgttgtatataacctgtatattgctgtctataacctgtatgtgtatagcaggtagcacaaaatcgtgtataatacaagcaaattctgtggcgcactgaaaatcaattttgtggcgcaccgccaCTGTGGCGCGCCTATGaactcgtgcgccacagaaaccttaattctgtggcgcatgtagaggtgcgccacagaaacctaatttttgtggcgaagtttctgtggcgcaccgcccatgcgccacagaataattTTTtgatgcgccactgatgaggctttcccTACTAGTGCCCCCTTTCATATGCACCCCTTAAGGATAAGGAATAAATTACTGAGTTAAACACCTCTGAAGAATGCGGCAAACAAGTAGGTTTATTATTTTCTCTTACATTTCTTAGGATATTAAAGTCACCTGCAATGATATAGGGTCCATCAACTGCATTACAAAAGGAAGCCATCTCTGCTAAGAAGGCATTTTTTCTCTCCTCATGAGCAGGTCCGTAGACCACAATAATACTCCATCTACATTTTTACACATTGTCCCATAAACTCATTAAAACCATGAATTCTCCCAACTTAATAGCCTGTACCCACAACGTTTCATTTTTTTGCTCCACATAGGATGCCCCCGGATTTACCAACCGAAGGAATCCATTTGCAAAAAAAGCATTCTCAGGATCTATTTTTCTAAAAAAGGCAGTAGTGTAATCTTTTTTCATAGTTTCTTGCAAACCAATAAAATCCACCCCATAATCCTTTATAGTATCAGTGAGGCAAGTAGATATCCCTTTCTTACCTGCCCCCCTTAGATTCCAAATAGCAACTATCATTTAAATTTATCAGGCATCTTCCTCACTCTGCCATTTCTACCAGGATTCACGGTAGACGTGGCAGCAACCC includes these proteins:
- the LOC124679463 gene encoding peroxidase-like, which produces MASASCISLVLLVALAATAASAQLSSTFYDTSCPRALVTIKSGVAAAVSSNPRMGASLLRLHFHDCFVNGCDASVLLSGNEQNAPANAGSLFGFGVIDNIKTQLEGICKQTVSCADILTVAARDSVVALGGPSWTVPLGRRDSTSATGNTGDLPGPGSSLAQLQAAFAKKNLNTVDMVALSGAHTIGRAQCQNFRSRIYGGDTNINAAFATSLKANCPQSGGNGNLAALDATTANAFDNAYYTNLLSQKGLLHSDQVLFNNGSTDNTVRNFASSGVAFSSAFATAMVKMGNISPLTGTQGQIRLSCSKVNS